In Melanotaenia boesemani isolate fMelBoe1 chromosome 18, fMelBoe1.pri, whole genome shotgun sequence, the following proteins share a genomic window:
- the cops9 gene encoding COP9 signalosome complex subunit 9, which yields MKPAVDEMFPEGAGPYVDLDEAGGSSGLLMDLAANEKAVHSDFFNDFEDLFDDDDLQ from the exons ATGAAACCTGCAGTGGACGAGATGTTTCCTGAAGGAGCTGGGCCCTACGTAGACCTGGACGAG GCAGGGGGCAGCAGCGGCCTGCTGATGGACCTGGCAGCGAATGAAAAAGCAGTGCACTCAGATTTCTTTAATG acTTTGAGGATCTATTTGATGACGATGACCTGCAGTGA
- the and1 gene encoding actinodin1: protein MLITALLAVMLLPVFLSAGPIVQKPKGDVGESIQEKSAAAALHRRLIRNRRNISWYKQHSDFWAWYKYFTDNGNQEAVQEMDRIYLAYLQNKNRAEGRRSYKAYLRHLGEIYKSCADSNDPNCVASYTARPKPKPEPPKPAPIKTCDPTKDPQCLYLALIQGKSPYLPLVLPAPPPATPAPVKAPAPLFVRSAVSAKDPQSGYYYYAPSAMPFLSKEQKAELLHICSADDVECLQYHVRAAYGYRPSAGPLPSYAHLGCDPKKDPACKPKLVQKAPSGLFLQYPNCDPLRDPYCAYAASLVAPRAPYPPAPAGPGSCNPLFEENCNPLTATKFASPPEALKNGEGDEAASLRVAPPAAEQNDPYAMFRDAYANANRVRDPYAMYRQAPAPASPPASDPYAILRQFIAQAQDNDPYAPQMEAAPEPNPNDPFSAIRDAAAAMHRRGPPTSRQPFSIPNFEEPPQEERNPLGPPGKTKEGYDCFIGYDRECFPMRPSEPRPGVHRRIPYPAEAYEPHLNADGSRKGVLEPSNPHCDPEYDPDCRLRRYEPEQAHAATQPEHHAEEDHNQGTAESAPQEQDPDQYEAEPYQSGQEEPHMSYQPLSQGMPSLQDILRRYGDHYPEQDDHRAYADDYRKK from the exons ATGTTGATCACCGCGCTGCTGGCTGTCATGCTTCTGCCTG TATTTTTGTCTGCTGGACCAATTGTCCAAAAGCCAAAAGGAGAtg TGGGTGAAAGTATCCAGGAGaagtcagctgcagcagctttgcaCAGGAGGCTGATCCGCAACCGCAGGAACATCAGCTGGTACAAACAGCATTCTGACTTCTGGGCCTGGTACAAGTACTTCACTGACAACGGCAACCAGGAGGCA GTTCAGGAGATGGATCGGATCTACTTGGCGTATCTCCAGAACAAGAACCGTGCTGAAGGGCGTCGCTCCTACAAGGCGTACTTGCGCCACCTTGGGGAGATCTACAAGTCATGTGCTGATTCTAATGACCCCAACTGCGTTGCCTCCTACACTGCCAGACCTAAACCTAAACCAGAGCCCCCCAAACCAGCACCAATAAAAACATGTGACCCCACCAAGGATCCCCAATGTTTGTATCTGGCTTTGATCCAAGGCAAGAGCCCCTACCTGCCCCTGGTGCTCCCAGCTCCACCACCAGCAACCCCAGCACCAGTCAAGGCTCCTGCCCCTCTGTTTGTCCGCTCTGCAGTTTCTGCCAAGGACCCACAGTCAGGATATTATTACTATGCTCCATCTGCAATGCCTTTCCTTTCTAAG GAGCAGAAGGCTGAGCTGCTGCATATCTGTTCCGCTGATGATGTGGAGTGTCTGCAGTACCATGTCAGAGCTGCCTATGGGTATCGTCCCTCTGCTGGGCCCCTTCCCTCATATGCCCATCTGGGCTGTGACCCCAAGAAAGACCCTGCCTGCAAACCCAAACTGGTGCAAAAGGCTCCTTCTGGTCTCTTCCTTCAGTATCCCAACTGTGATCCACTCCGTGACCCCTACTGCGCCTATGCTGCCTCCCTTGTG GCTCCTCGTGCTCCCTACCCCCCTGCTCCTGCTGGCCCTGGATCCTGCAACCCTCTTTTTGAAGAAAACTGCAACCCCCTGACAGCCACCAAATTTGCTTCTCCTCCAGAAGCATTGAAAAATGGGGAAGGAGATGAGGCCGCTTCTCTTCGTGTAGCGCCTCCTGCGGCTGAACAGAATGACCCTTATGCTATGTTTAGAGATGCTTATGCAAATGCTAACAGGGTTAGAGATCCTTATGCCATGTACCGCCAGGCTCCAGCCCCAGCTTCTCCACCAGCTTCTGATCCATATGCTATTTTGCGCCAATTCATTGCCCAAGCTCAGGATAATGATCCATACGCTCCACAGATGGAGGCTGCTCCAGAGCCTAACCCTAATGATCCCTTCTCTGCTATCCGCGATGCGGCGGCTGCCATGCATCGCCGCGGCCCTCCCACATCCAGGCAACCTTTTTCCATTCCCAATTTTGAGGAGCCACCTCAGGAGGAGCGAAATCCTTTGGGACCCCCTGGTAAAACCAAGGAGGGCTATGACTGCTTCATTGGTTATGATCGCGAATGTTTTCCAATGAGGCCCAGTGAGCCCCGCCCTGGAGTTCACCGCCGCATCCCCTACCCCGCTGAGGCCTATGAGCCCCACCTGAATGCTGATGGCAGCCGCAAAGGAGTCCTGGAGCCTTCCAACCCACACTGTGACCCTGAGTATGACCCAGACTGCCGCCTGCGTCGCTACGAGCCAGAGCAGGCCCACGCAGCGACCCAGCCTGAGCATCACGCTGAGGAGGACCATAACCAGGGAACAGCAGAGAGTGCGCCTCAGGAACAGGATCCAGATCAATACGAAGCAGAGCCCTACCAGAGTGGCCAGGAGGAGCCTCATATGTCTTATCAGCCTCTCTCGCAGGGTATGCCCAGCCTCCAGGACATCCTCAGGCGCTATGGAGACCACTACCCTGAGCAGGATGATCACAGAGCTTATGCAGATGACTACCGCAAAAAATAA